Proteins from a genomic interval of Mycobacterium conspicuum:
- a CDS encoding SRPBCC family protein has translation MTERIEVQRTIPAPASDIFAVLCDPQGHVAIDASGMLQDAEGDPVRAVGDSFVVHMDRESLNDFPQLGKYDVTVQIAEFEKDRLIAWTILGQIRPQIGHVYGYRLEPTDDGTVVTSFYDWSNIDAQWRDAKIFPVISEGALRATLGILDRTVRRGYPRA, from the coding sequence ATGACTGAACGCATCGAGGTCCAGCGCACCATCCCGGCGCCGGCATCGGACATCTTCGCGGTGCTGTGCGATCCGCAGGGCCACGTCGCAATCGACGCGTCGGGGATGCTCCAGGACGCCGAGGGCGACCCCGTCCGGGCCGTGGGTGACAGCTTCGTGGTCCACATGGATCGCGAGTCGTTGAACGACTTTCCGCAGCTGGGCAAGTACGACGTGACGGTGCAGATCGCCGAGTTCGAAAAGGACCGGCTGATCGCCTGGACGATTCTGGGCCAGATCCGTCCCCAGATCGGTCACGTCTACGGCTACCGGCTCGAGCCGACTGATGACGGCACCGTCGTCACCTCGTTCTACGACTGGTCGAACATCGACGCCCAGTGGCGCGACGCCAAGATCTTCCCGGTGATTTCCGAGGGCGCGTTGCGGGCAACCCTGGGAATTCTCGACCGCACAGTCCGCCGCGGTTACCCGCGCGCATAG
- a CDS encoding FAD-dependent oxidoreductase, with the protein MTRKRVVIAGLGDAGILTAIRLARHADVVGVSAKPALVSGQELGIRLVRPQDWARDNWIPFDRFRSLDKARTVQASLTGVDLAARTVFARGDDGATIAEEYDALVISTGVTNGFWRRPTLQSAAQIGADLRAAHNRLAAAGSVIVVGGGAAAVSSAANIAITWPGKRIDLYFPGERALGGHHPRIWNQIQDRLTDLGVGLHPGHRAALANGFAGDEITSEPVEWSTGQPPASADAVLWAIGRVRPNTEWLPPELLDNDGFVRVTPELRVPGQQNVFALGDVAATDPLRSSARNRGDALVAHNIRAEFAGRPLRTFRAPRSRWGSVLGIQADGLEVFLPTGQMFRFPSWAVERVVMPWIVRWGMYRGVRENRPFR; encoded by the coding sequence ATGACGCGCAAACGAGTCGTCATCGCCGGCCTGGGGGACGCAGGGATATTGACCGCGATCCGCCTGGCGCGGCACGCCGACGTCGTGGGTGTCTCGGCGAAACCCGCGCTGGTCAGCGGCCAAGAACTTGGCATTCGGCTGGTGCGTCCCCAAGACTGGGCCCGCGACAACTGGATTCCATTCGACCGGTTCCGCTCCCTGGACAAAGCGCGCACGGTGCAGGCGTCGCTGACCGGAGTGGATTTGGCTGCCCGAACCGTGTTCGCCCGCGGCGACGACGGCGCGACAATCGCCGAGGAGTACGACGCCCTGGTCATCTCGACCGGCGTGACCAACGGCTTCTGGCGCCGCCCGACGCTGCAGTCGGCGGCGCAGATCGGTGCCGACCTGCGTGCCGCGCACAACCGGTTGGCCGCCGCCGGATCGGTGATCGTCGTGGGGGGCGGCGCGGCGGCCGTCAGCAGCGCCGCCAACATCGCAATCACCTGGCCAGGCAAGCGGATCGACTTGTACTTCCCCGGCGAGCGGGCCCTGGGCGGGCATCACCCGCGGATCTGGAATCAGATCCAGGACCGGCTGACGGACCTCGGAGTGGGCCTGCACCCTGGCCACCGCGCCGCGCTCGCCAACGGCTTCGCCGGCGACGAGATCACCAGCGAACCGGTCGAATGGAGCACCGGACAGCCCCCGGCATCGGCCGACGCGGTGTTGTGGGCGATCGGGCGGGTGCGTCCCAACACCGAGTGGTTGCCCCCGGAGCTGCTCGACAACGACGGCTTCGTCCGCGTGACGCCGGAGCTGCGCGTGCCCGGCCAGCAGAATGTCTTTGCGCTCGGCGACGTCGCGGCGACCGACCCGCTGCGCAGCTCCGCCCGCAATCGCGGGGATGCGTTGGTGGCCCACAACATCCGCGCCGAGTTCGCGGGCAGGCCGCTGCGCACCTTCCGGGCCCCGCGCAGTCGGTGGGGTTCGGTGCTGGGCATCCAGGCCGACGGGCTGGAAGTCTTTCTGCCCACTGGCCAGATGTTTCGCTTCCCCTCGTGGGCGGTCGAACGGGTGGTGATGCCGTGGATCGTCCGATGGGGCATGTATCGCGGAGTGCGGGAGAACCGCCCGTTTCGGTAG
- a CDS encoding C39 family peptidase — protein MIFISRIATTARSAVVGALIGISSVCLVAACGSAGESATRSTPASPTAAGAPAAPTRPGGVYGDPEADARYWVQQSTEDTCGIASVAAVVGEVTGTAPTEQQVIKLAQDTPSSIRDGAIYLPTGDPGHETDKGGIDMADIVVLLAHYGIKSKMTYDAHPEEVGLPKLEEYLGANRKVIAWVNSGTILNSNDQRTSPDHFLVVTGVDTNSDTVHLNDPYADHGDTKVSVSKFMTAWKIGQESIVVTASPS, from the coding sequence GTGATCTTCATTTCCCGCATCGCCACCACGGCGCGCTCGGCGGTGGTGGGTGCTTTGATCGGCATTTCCAGTGTCTGCCTTGTCGCGGCATGCGGCTCGGCCGGTGAGTCGGCCACGCGGTCGACCCCGGCCTCACCAACGGCCGCCGGCGCCCCCGCGGCACCAACCCGTCCCGGCGGCGTCTACGGCGACCCCGAGGCGGACGCCCGGTATTGGGTGCAGCAGTCGACCGAGGACACCTGCGGGATCGCGTCGGTGGCCGCCGTGGTCGGCGAGGTCACCGGCACCGCTCCCACCGAGCAGCAGGTCATCAAGCTGGCACAGGACACGCCGTCGTCGATCCGTGACGGGGCGATCTATCTTCCGACCGGCGACCCGGGCCACGAAACCGATAAGGGCGGCATCGACATGGCCGACATCGTCGTGCTGCTTGCGCACTACGGCATCAAATCGAAAATGACCTACGACGCGCACCCGGAAGAGGTGGGTCTACCCAAGCTGGAGGAATACCTCGGTGCCAACCGCAAGGTCATCGCCTGGGTCAATTCGGGAACGATCTTGAACTCCAACGATCAGCGGACTTCGCCCGATCACTTCCTCGTGGTGACCGGCGTCGACACCAACAGCGACACCGTTCACCTCAACGATCCGTACGCCGATCACGGCGACACCAAGGTCAGCGTCAGCAAATTCATGACCGCCTGGAAGATCGGGCAGGAGTCCATCGTCGTCACCGCATCCCCAAGCTGA
- a CDS encoding PE family protein: protein MSFVIAAPELIESAAQDLSSIGSTLGEATNSAAAQTTSIAAAGADEVSVAIAALFGNHGEEFHALTARAAAFHNEFVGLVKSGAGAYLASEVGNAEQLLAGAAAGPAQPLTGVASLLGTPGQGFFSPGNIAAIEAPYKALVANTEANLQSIVGASAADPHPLLQQIVHNQTGYAQTVTTALQNAGRDIHAGLPALRASFHAAGQALLAGNPNAAADDALQGLENFILPGFNTSGTGPIAITPMGPLGDLLPILGIPGQMAQNLANTVQTLTDFTTTFDTNTFGITFGTPFALALDLLGSPITTISALSNSAHVITSALQTGNVVGAIDGVLDAPANVANGFLNGQTMVGLPPITLDILGSTITAPSEVPFSGILTPLTPITILFDGIPLQLLAGTHIGGIVPALTQFLPGQLAQAIAGTGAA, encoded by the coding sequence ATGTCGTTCGTTATCGCTGCGCCGGAGCTGATCGAGTCGGCGGCCCAGGATCTCTCGAGTATCGGCTCGACGCTGGGTGAGGCCACCAACTCCGCGGCGGCCCAAACGACTTCGATTGCGGCGGCCGGCGCCGACGAGGTGTCGGTCGCGATCGCGGCTCTGTTCGGCAACCACGGCGAGGAATTCCACGCGCTCACCGCCCGGGCGGCCGCGTTCCACAACGAGTTCGTCGGCTTGGTCAAGTCGGGCGCCGGTGCCTATCTGGCCAGCGAGGTCGGTAACGCCGAACAGCTGTTGGCGGGTGCGGCGGCCGGGCCGGCGCAGCCGCTGACGGGTGTCGCCTCGCTGCTGGGCACCCCGGGGCAGGGCTTCTTCAGCCCCGGCAATATCGCAGCAATCGAAGCTCCCTACAAAGCGCTCGTCGCCAATACCGAAGCCAATTTGCAAAGCATCGTGGGCGCCAGTGCCGCCGACCCGCACCCGTTGTTGCAGCAGATCGTTCACAACCAGACCGGCTACGCCCAGACGGTCACGACCGCGCTACAGAACGCCGGCAGGGACATCCACGCCGGATTGCCCGCGCTGAGGGCGAGTTTCCACGCCGCCGGGCAAGCTTTGCTTGCGGGCAACCCCAACGCCGCCGCGGACGACGCCTTGCAGGGTCTGGAAAACTTCATCCTGCCCGGCTTTAACACCTCGGGGACCGGGCCGATCGCCATCACGCCCATGGGGCCGTTGGGCGACCTGCTCCCGATCCTGGGCATACCTGGTCAGATGGCACAGAACCTCGCCAACACCGTTCAGACGCTCACGGACTTCACAACGACATTTGATACCAACACCTTTGGCATTACGTTCGGGACGCCGTTCGCGCTCGCGCTTGACCTGTTGGGCTCACCGATCACCACGATCAGCGCGCTCTCAAACAGCGCCCACGTGATTACCAGCGCGCTGCAAACCGGAAACGTGGTGGGCGCCATCGACGGAGTCCTCGATGCGCCGGCCAACGTCGCCAACGGCTTCCTGAACGGTCAAACGATGGTGGGCCTGCCGCCCATCACCCTGGACATATTGGGTTCGACGATCACGGCCCCGTCCGAAGTCCCCTTTAGCGGGATCCTCACGCCCCTGACGCCGATCACCATCCTCTTCGACGGGATTCCGCTGCAGCTGCTGGCTGGCACGCACATCGGTGGCATCGTTCCCGCCCTCACGCAGTTCCTTCCCGGACAACTCGCACAGGCAATCGCAGGAACCGGCGCCGCGTAG
- a CDS encoding alpha/beta hydrolase, whose product MPPNPPLGVRLLGLASRSTKPLSELTDDELIAARDRLNRLRAGKAARVITGFPHRHVAIEQRALPLGDRTLSMRVYRPSRHDGALPLVVHFHGGGFALGTAAQTDWLNSGVAARTPALVVSVDYRLAPEHPFPASTQDAFDALDWLRGAGSELNIRPGPPALMGDSAGGNLAAVAALHARDRGIDVALQVLIYPVVDFTDAMLSYPSALENPDPILTPTTLAAFRRIWLRDNDPADPLVSPLLASDLRGVAPGLVQTARFDPLRDQAAAYADRLRDVGALAALTEYPHAAHAFIATPGANRGAQRARREIIAHLQQAFTRQPAESR is encoded by the coding sequence GTGCCACCGAACCCACCCCTGGGAGTTCGCTTACTCGGGTTGGCGAGCCGATCGACAAAACCGCTTTCCGAGCTGACCGACGACGAATTGATCGCCGCGCGAGATCGGTTGAACAGGCTGCGCGCCGGCAAGGCCGCGCGCGTCATTACCGGGTTTCCGCATCGCCATGTCGCCATCGAGCAACGAGCGCTGCCCTTGGGCGATCGCACGCTGTCCATGCGGGTATATCGGCCGTCACGGCACGACGGCGCATTACCTCTGGTGGTGCATTTCCACGGCGGCGGGTTCGCGTTGGGCACCGCCGCGCAAACCGACTGGCTGAATTCCGGTGTCGCGGCGCGCACCCCGGCGCTGGTGGTGTCGGTGGACTACCGGCTCGCCCCGGAACACCCGTTCCCCGCATCCACGCAGGATGCGTTCGACGCCCTCGATTGGTTGCGGGGTGCGGGATCGGAGCTCAACATCCGTCCCGGCCCCCCGGCGCTGATGGGTGACAGCGCGGGCGGGAACCTGGCCGCCGTCGCCGCCCTACATGCTCGCGATCGCGGCATCGATGTGGCGCTTCAGGTGCTGATCTACCCGGTCGTGGATTTCACCGACGCGATGTTGTCCTACCCGTCGGCGCTGGAAAACCCCGATCCCATCCTGACGCCGACCACACTGGCGGCCTTCCGGCGAATCTGGTTGCGGGACAACGACCCCGCCGACCCGTTGGTTTCGCCCCTGCTGGCATCGGACCTGCGCGGCGTGGCACCCGGGTTGGTGCAGACCGCGCGCTTCGATCCGCTGCGCGACCAAGCCGCCGCCTACGCCGATCGCCTGCGTGACGTCGGCGCGCTCGCGGCGCTCACCGAATACCCCCATGCCGCACACGCATTCATCGCAACACCGGGAGCCAACCGCGGAGCGCAGCGCGCCCGCCGCGAGATCATCGCGCACCTTCAGCAAGCGTTCACCCGGCAACCAGCCGAGAGTCGATAA
- a CDS encoding DUF4185 domain-containing protein produces MSVVVASTAAAGLTVAIGIAPPASATPCEAPEANIDPPANSAPMPAPQPVVRPPTGRRPPNANDRAPLPKLGPLISSLLKPTTGTQYSAPMTHQAEVLPPGPNPPGAGNAPPANANQLAPNAAPVHPQPAPQPAAQPAPPPGPPANIGGAPTSLVDWITGTNGPNKTLERFGISGTDLGVVWDNGDASNRQALMAFGDTFGYCKVHGQQWRYNVLFRSSDRDLSKGIHIGPSSPSDRYAGSPAWQSGLSKQIINTPRVAPKETGLIPTSGISLGGTQVINFMSIREWIRDGDWSTNYSAIALSRDNGQNWSVQPNSIRPSSPENVPGGRFMPGNENFQMGAFMKGKDNYLYSFGTPSGRGGAAFLSRVPPRFVADPSKYAYWNGDSNSWVPGDPSKATPVFPGPVGEMSAQYNDYLKQYLVLYTNGGSNDVVARTAPSPQGPWSPEQMLVSSWQMPGGIYAPMIHPWSSGRDLYFNLSLWSAYDVMLMHTVLP; encoded by the coding sequence ATGTCGGTGGTTGTGGCGTCGACGGCCGCTGCTGGGCTCACCGTGGCGATAGGCATCGCGCCGCCCGCGAGTGCCACGCCCTGTGAGGCGCCCGAGGCGAACATCGACCCCCCAGCCAATTCGGCACCCATGCCCGCGCCCCAGCCGGTCGTCCGGCCGCCGACCGGTCGCCGGCCGCCGAACGCGAACGACCGCGCGCCGCTGCCCAAGCTCGGTCCGCTGATCTCCTCGCTGCTCAAGCCGACGACAGGCACCCAATATTCGGCGCCGATGACACATCAGGCGGAGGTCTTGCCGCCCGGTCCGAATCCTCCCGGTGCGGGTAACGCACCGCCGGCGAACGCCAACCAGTTGGCGCCCAACGCGGCCCCGGTGCATCCGCAGCCGGCGCCGCAGCCGGCGGCGCAACCGGCGCCGCCTCCCGGTCCTCCCGCCAATATCGGCGGGGCTCCGACCTCGCTCGTCGACTGGATCACGGGCACCAACGGCCCGAACAAAACCCTCGAGCGGTTCGGCATATCGGGAACCGACCTCGGTGTCGTCTGGGACAACGGCGACGCGTCGAATCGCCAGGCGCTCATGGCCTTTGGTGACACCTTCGGCTATTGCAAGGTCCACGGCCAACAATGGCGATACAACGTCCTGTTCCGCAGCTCCGACCGCGACCTGTCCAAGGGCATCCACATTGGCCCCTCGTCGCCGTCGGACAGGTACGCCGGTTCGCCCGCATGGCAATCGGGGCTGTCCAAACAGATCATCAACACCCCCAGGGTGGCGCCCAAGGAGACCGGGCTCATTCCGACCTCCGGCATCTCGCTGGGGGGAACCCAGGTCATCAACTTCATGTCCATCCGGGAGTGGATCCGCGATGGCGACTGGTCGACGAACTACTCGGCGATCGCGCTATCCCGCGACAACGGCCAGAACTGGTCGGTCCAGCCCAACTCGATCCGCCCGTCCTCGCCGGAAAACGTGCCGGGTGGCAGGTTCATGCCGGGCAACGAGAACTTCCAGATGGGCGCCTTCATGAAAGGCAAAGACAACTACCTGTATTCGTTCGGGACGCCGTCGGGGCGCGGCGGTGCCGCGTTCCTGTCGCGGGTGCCCCCGCGCTTTGTGGCGGATCCCTCCAAATACGCGTACTGGAACGGTGATTCGAACTCCTGGGTTCCGGGCGATCCGAGCAAGGCCACCCCGGTTTTCCCGGGACCGGTGGGCGAGATGTCGGCCCAATACAACGACTATCTCAAGCAGTACCTGGTGCTCTACACCAACGGCGGCAGCAACGACGTCGTCGCAAGGACCGCGCCGTCCCCGCAGGGACCATGGAGTCCCGAGCAGATGTTGGTCAGTTCGTGGCAGATGCCGGGCGGCATCTACGCGCCGATGATTCACCCGTGGTCGTCGGGGCGGGACCTCTACTTCAACCTGTCGCTGTGGTCGGCATACGACGTGATGTTGATGCACACCGTGTTGCCCTAG
- a CDS encoding ATP-binding protein, protein MPAVGLIGRHAETRALGEFVDDVRSARSRALVLRGECGLGKTELLNWLARQAEQTGDCQVLRAAGVEAEMELAFAGLHQLLAPVLSRLDELPPPQRDALQMAFGFREGAAPDRFFIALAVLSLLADTARQQPLICLIDDEQWLDRASAQALAFVARRLGDESVGLIFATQLVTAELSGLPELRLGGLSTDDARTLLDRALTAPLDPVIREQIVTESRGNPLALLELPRGITPAQLAGGFALPAMPPTGLTGRLEQSFMRRLEALPPATRDVLRLAAADPVGEPAVRWDAAARLGLDPGAATPAIEAGLIDFGTRVQFRHPLIRSVVYRSTPVADRRKIHRALAEATDPRSDPDRRAWHLAQAATGPDETVAADLEGSAERALARGGVAAGAAFLELAAMLTPGAEHRAARLLAAARAKRDAGALDAALGLLVGAEAGSQDALQAAHVEYLRGEIAFDQLRVREAAQLLQSAAGRFESLCAESSREARLRALDAAMWLAGPDGPDTNSILATAAAAAAGPASPQPPRAVDVLLDAFVARFTVGYAAAAPLFNRAIEMLLTANVVAGQPDSWLPITRSKMGATLAAEVWDARSWYALALRETQFDRTTGAPIHLQFALHYLAWTLMLRGEFDKAAAVVDEDCAVAAATGNPPLRFGKLLLAAWRGRREQACELIEETLAAAEAGGKCKVADFASYGRAVLTNGFGRHADALAAIKPVFDHDHVGMGALVIPELAEAASRTGNVEVLVAARDWMAARVQTTPTPWALGIDSRIRALLSDDDAAEGLYRESLDHLGRTQVGLESARGHLIYGEWLRRQNRRIDARAELRVAEELFAAMGAEAFADRARRELMATGESARKRSVDTGDDLTPQELQVARLAQEGLSNNAIGEQLFISPRTVQYHLRKVFAKLGIRSRGELAHVLPGGASRLEPSA, encoded by the coding sequence GAGCAAACCGGCGACTGCCAGGTGCTGCGTGCCGCCGGGGTCGAGGCGGAGATGGAGCTGGCCTTCGCCGGCCTGCATCAGCTACTCGCGCCCGTCCTGTCCCGGCTCGACGAGCTCCCGCCGCCCCAGCGTGACGCGCTGCAAATGGCCTTCGGCTTCCGCGAGGGCGCGGCCCCCGATCGATTCTTCATCGCCCTGGCCGTGTTGAGCCTGTTGGCCGACACGGCAAGGCAGCAGCCCCTGATCTGCCTCATCGATGACGAACAGTGGCTCGATCGGGCTTCGGCGCAGGCGCTGGCCTTTGTGGCGCGCCGCCTTGGTGACGAGTCGGTGGGCCTGATCTTCGCTACCCAGCTGGTCACCGCGGAGCTGTCCGGACTGCCCGAACTGCGCCTGGGCGGACTCAGTACCGACGATGCCCGCACGCTGTTGGATCGGGCTCTGACCGCGCCGCTTGATCCGGTGATCCGCGAGCAGATCGTGACCGAAAGCCGCGGCAACCCGCTGGCGCTGTTGGAGTTGCCGCGCGGGATAACGCCAGCCCAGCTGGCGGGCGGTTTTGCCTTGCCTGCCATGCCTCCAACGGGCTTGACGGGCCGACTGGAGCAGAGCTTCATGCGACGCCTCGAAGCCCTGCCGCCAGCGACCAGGGACGTCCTGCGGCTGGCGGCCGCCGATCCGGTCGGTGAGCCGGCGGTGCGGTGGGACGCCGCGGCGCGCCTGGGGCTCGATCCTGGAGCCGCGACCCCGGCGATCGAGGCCGGGCTGATCGACTTCGGCACCCGGGTGCAGTTTCGTCACCCGCTGATCCGTTCCGTCGTCTACCGCTCGACGCCGGTGGCCGACAGGCGCAAGATACATCGGGCGTTGGCCGAAGCAACCGACCCGCGATCCGATCCCGACCGCAGGGCCTGGCATCTGGCGCAGGCGGCGACCGGGCCCGACGAGACCGTCGCCGCGGACCTCGAGGGCTCGGCGGAGCGGGCCTTGGCGCGCGGCGGTGTGGCCGCCGGCGCGGCGTTCTTGGAGCTCGCGGCGATGCTGACGCCGGGGGCGGAGCACCGCGCGGCGCGCCTGTTGGCCGCCGCGCGGGCCAAGCGCGACGCCGGCGCCCTCGACGCTGCCCTGGGGCTCTTGGTGGGGGCCGAAGCCGGATCCCAAGACGCGTTGCAGGCGGCCCACGTGGAATACCTGCGCGGCGAGATTGCCTTCGACCAATTGCGCGTGCGCGAAGCGGCCCAACTGCTGCAGAGCGCGGCCGGGCGCTTCGAATCGTTGTGCGCCGAGTCATCCCGCGAGGCGCGGTTGCGCGCATTGGACGCCGCGATGTGGCTGGCCGGCCCCGACGGTCCGGACACGAACAGCATCCTGGCAACGGCCGCCGCAGCCGCCGCCGGCCCGGCCAGCCCGCAACCGCCGCGGGCCGTCGACGTGCTGCTGGACGCGTTTGTCGCCCGGTTCACCGTGGGCTACGCGGCTGCGGCGCCGTTGTTCAACCGCGCGATCGAGATGCTGCTCACTGCGAATGTCGTTGCCGGCCAGCCCGATAGCTGGCTGCCCATCACCCGCTCCAAGATGGGCGCCACCCTGGCCGCCGAGGTATGGGACGCCCGGTCCTGGTATGCACTGGCGTTGCGCGAGACACAATTCGACCGGACCACCGGCGCCCCCATCCACCTGCAGTTCGCGCTGCACTACCTGGCGTGGACGCTGATGCTGCGCGGCGAATTCGACAAGGCGGCCGCGGTGGTCGACGAGGATTGCGCGGTCGCGGCCGCGACGGGCAACCCGCCGTTGAGGTTTGGCAAGCTGCTGCTGGCCGCGTGGCGCGGTCGGCGCGAGCAGGCCTGCGAATTGATCGAGGAGACACTCGCGGCCGCCGAGGCCGGGGGCAAGTGCAAGGTCGCCGACTTCGCCTCGTACGGACGCGCGGTACTCACCAACGGATTCGGCCGCCACGCAGACGCGCTGGCCGCCATCAAACCGGTGTTCGACCACGACCACGTCGGCATGGGCGCCCTGGTGATCCCGGAGCTGGCCGAGGCCGCGTCACGCACCGGCAACGTCGAAGTGCTTGTCGCGGCCCGTGATTGGATGGCGGCGCGCGTGCAGACGACTCCGACCCCATGGGCACTCGGCATCGACTCCCGCATTCGCGCGCTGTTGAGCGACGACGATGCGGCGGAGGGCCTCTACCGCGAATCCCTCGATCACCTCGGTCGCACTCAGGTGGGCCTGGAGAGTGCCCGCGGGCATCTGATCTACGGCGAATGGTTGCGCCGCCAGAATCGGCGCATCGATGCGCGCGCCGAGCTGAGGGTGGCCGAGGAGCTGTTCGCGGCCATGGGCGCCGAGGCATTTGCCGACCGCGCTCGCCGCGAGCTGATGGCCACCGGCGAATCGGCCCGTAAGCGTTCCGTCGACACCGGCGACGACCTCACCCCACAGGAGCTGCAGGTGGCGCGGCTCGCTCAGGAAGGCTTGTCCAACAACGCAATCGGCGAACAGCTATTCATCAGCCCGCGCACCGTTCAGTACCACCTGCGCAAGGTTTTCGCCAAGCTGGGCATCCGCTCGCGAGGCGAACTTGCGCACGTGCTTCCCGGCGGTGCGTCTCGGCTCGAACCCAGCGCCTAG